The genome window CAGTTTGGACCTTATATCGATCACTTGATGAGCATCACGCTAGGACTTCGCCCTCATACTCCAATTAACCTACCAGGGATTTCACTCCTCAACATATCCACACATACACATACATCATTAGCAGGCATGACGTCGGGTGAGGAAATAAGTTGAGAAACATGGCGGGTCTCACCAAGAGCAGACGCCGGTAACGGAGGGGTCCAAGCACGACTACGATGACGTGACTAGGACTGTGCAGGCTACAAGGGGAGTAGCGAAGatcgacggcgagttgctccacgGCGGGGAAGAACAGGGGCATGGCTGGCACTAAAGTAGGGAAGGGGCTGCAGGTAACAACGGGGAGGACCGTCGGCGGCCTTGGCTCTGCATTTCCTCGAACACGGGGGGCGCGAAGCGAGGGCGCTGGTGGTAGGCCGAGCAGCACCTGCGCTGGGCGAAGAGGCAGAGTGCCATGGGGAACAGGAGGTCCACCATGGAGGGGGGGTGGAGCAGGACACGGTCGGTCCTAGACACCACGACACGGACAGGAAGGTAGTGCACGACCATGAACCGCGACAAGGACACCCTGACACAGCACAAAGCTAGGCAGCGGGGTGGGGAAGGAGCACGACAGACCATGGAGGTGAAGGTGTTGCGCAGGGGCGTGGTGGTCCGGCCGGCGATGAAGCGCACCAGGGACGGTGACCGGCGAGCTCCGACGAGGGAGGAACCCTAGTAGGCATGGTGGCGCGGCTTGGGGAAGAAGAGGCGCTAGCCCAGGGCAACGCGGCTGAGGCTCGAGCGGACGTCGAGCGTGGCCGATGCCAAGGCGCCGAGCGCTGAGTGGCGGAGGTGAGCAGGGGGAGGGTGCGCGCTTGAGCTCATGCTCCCTGGACAGAGGGAGGGGTGCTCGGCCATGGGGAGGAGCAGGGGATGGGGTGGAGTGctgtgagagagagaggatatGGAGGGAGAGAAAGACGGCGTGGAGGAGAGGAGCAAGGATTGCTGGCGGATGCTTGGGAAAAAATTTGGTGCAGCTGGATGTAAACTAAAATGTTTACAACCTCTTACAGAAAAGAAGGATTGATTCTACCCATAACAGCAATAACACAACTAAAACATTATCTGGTGGACCTGTAGGTGGGGTCAATTCTCATTTTGTGAGAGACTGTAAACATTCCAGCTGCACTAAATTTTTTTCCAATACTTGGGTGTAGCCTTGTAGGTGTGGGAGTGAGAAATGTTTTCAAGTACAATAGAGGGGATCCAATTTATAGAATAGTTCTAGGGCTAGAGTTTACTTAGGTTGCTTAAGAGAGAAGGGAATGTTACTTATAGGCTAAGGATTtacttttttataaaaaaaattcTCTCACGTGATCGATCGGTGTAGAGAACGGAGAAAACTCGGTGTAGTTTTGGCGTCGCTCAGAAATTCTTTTACGCTCCATTCGAAAACTAAAATTAACTCAAGATCTGATCGGCTTTTGGATAAATTTTTCGAGCAATGGATAAAATATCAAGGAATCGGGCTCAGACATAGATTGGATAATAACTATCGAGTGTTCGAATAAATGAGTTTGGACGAGATTTGCAAGACGAGATTGacttttaaatttgaattcattttaagaaataaaattttaacaggctccaaattggcATTTCTCGAGATCGaacaactccgaatttagtgaaacTTTCATAAAAatcttgataaatggagatagaCGTGATTGAGAAACGAATATCTTCAATTACGATATGTGCTTAGGTCCAATATCACGACTTAACATGAGATAAATACCTAGTTGTTACAGCGACTGCAACGTGGCATTATCCATCAAGGAGATCCgttggtgtaacaccctgaattggaggtataaaatttcttttctaatattcaccaaagtcaggtgttaccctctactTTACcgttttcttctcctttttctaaatgatggagagttattttattattattattatatataaggTTTTAGCGTAATAAAATAAAATCCTGGAGAAgttttgattgttgcattcatgtcgttgcatagtgtttatgagtgcaaagATTTTCAAACTATAACGAATTATCTTGTTTATGTTTCCGGAAACTTTCGGGAACCTTCGAAATGTTTCTTCGAGTATTAAATATGAACTTCagtttttctaatattaattaaatacctaaaatttagtatttgcgaaaactacaaaattttgGAAACTTgataatatatatatttctttCTCTTGTCGAACCTGTTCCAGATCTCATGCCCTTTTTTGCGAGATCATCAAACCGCTTCTCCTTGCTAATGGCTTGCTTCTCGCGTCGGCTATCCTCGTCTATCTCCGTTTACCCTTTAGACATCTACCTCGTCATCCTAGGCACGCGTGCCAGCTCCGACTATCTTCGTCTAATTTTATCTAACCCTGTCTATCACCCGCCTAACTCACATCTCCGTCTTATACTGTCTCGCGCAATTCATAGCGCAACAGTCTCTCTCGCTCGACCAGAACACGATTCGCAGCGAATTTGGCAATAATCTCTCGCGCCCGCTCTTCTTATATAAATCCACACCCGCCACCGTATGACCCCTCGTCTCGCCCCAGATCCAGATCATAGGCGTGAAGGCCAACAGTTACCAGGTACGCACGAGATCGCTCTTCCTCTCCCCCTGCTCCCTCGCCCAGTCTCGCGTGGCGGCGCGCTCGGCGCCCAGCCGACCAGCCCGCTTCCCCCACCGACGGCTTGGGATCCCTGGGCGCGTCCGAGCCGCCCTAGCCCCTGCAGGTGTGCGTGCCCAGCCAGCCGATCCGTCGTGCCCCTCCACTCCCGACGGGCGTGCCGAGCGGCCATGACTGCGGCTCGACAAGCCGACCCGGACCCCTTTCCCCTGCCCCATGCCCGCGGTAGCCTCCACGCGCGGCCTGGTGTGGCTCGCTGCCCACCGCGGCCAGCGGTGTGCAGCCCGCCCAGCGCGGCGGCCGGGCAGCCAGATGGGGTGGATGAGCCCGCCCGAGCGCCCCCCTACACGAGTTCGCCCCCTGCTCCATGGCCAGGGCAGTTCCAATCCCCGCGTCTAAGTGGTTCTGAGGTGGAAGAAGGCCCTCTGACCACACTAGATCCCACTCCCTTTCATCCTATGTGGCTATGTCCCATGTGGCCCTTCGTGTGGCTTCGATTCGACCAACCAGATCGTGCTACGTCACCTATAATCCGCGAAATATTATTTATTCAATATATGTTGTGTTATAAATATGTTTCGTACCGTTCTAGTTACGCTAATTCCATAATAACATCGTACGTGTTAAAATATTATTTTGTCATATCATATatattaattaattatttaatCTCTTGTTTATTCAATGGTGATTAAAGTAGCGTTGCAATTAAAATTAATCTATACTCTTAATTTGTGATTAAAAAATATATGTTAGTATTATTATACCAATTCAAATGTTTCTAAATAAATACTTAGTATAGATGCGATATCTGCTAGTGATTTTCGCGTGTCGCACGAGAGAATCGTGTGTGTAGCCGCGCGTTATCCACATGCTAAGTCGcgtgtgtccgcgcgtcgttgcGCTTCGTTTGCGCGCTATCGCGCTGCTCACACGTCGCGCATGTTATTTCGCGTGTCATTCGCGCTGTTTGTGCGTCGTCGTCATTCCTTCGCGCGTTCGTGCCGCACGTCTAGTTCGCGTGTTGTCGTGTGTTGTTTGTGCGCGTCGTCACGCGtctgtaacacctcaaaaccatcaacaaaaaataatgcatttagattaTTAGTGGCAAATACAGTAAAGAATTTTTCTTCAAGTGTTTGATCTTATTTACCtttagaataatttttgtttgctcGTATTTAATTGATGGTTGTTTTTTGTGGAATTTCTTTTATTAAAAACTCAATTTAGAACTTTGATCTAAAAATAAATTCTTTAATGATAATATTTttgggtataattattatgaatttttagaaatatttaaaaatatttttatttatatttttggaAATAGtgataaaaaaagaaaaaaaacagccAAACCCTAGCTgtttcggcccagccaggcccATCAGGGCAGCCTCCCGcgcgcccctcccctctctctcactcacCGCCACGTGGACCCCACTCGTCAGGTCCTCCCCCTACCTCTAGCCATGCCCTGGCCATTGGCCGAACTGTCCGCCCAGACAGTTCGCGCCACGCGCCACGCCCTGGCCCAACCCCAACCCGGCCGAGCGAACTGTCCGTGGCCGCGCTCGACTTGGTCCGCGCCCTCTTGTCTCCCTCCGAGCCGGCTTTCCCTCTCCCTCCCACTTCCTCTTCATTATAGACGTTGCGGCCATCAATGGCTTTGATGCACGCCGACCGACTCTTCAACCCTAGCGCCCCTTCCCTTCCCCCTCTTCCTCTATAAATAGGACCGACCGagccctcctctctccctccatgCCGAACTCGCCCAGCCCTTCCTCTCTCCCTGCCCGCGCTCTGCTGACCAGAGTACCGCCCACAGAGCCACCCGGACCGTTCGCGCCGACCACCTGCTCGCCTGAGTTGCGcccgtcggaccgtccgcgtccctGCCTCGCCTCGGCCGCGCCCGAGCTGTCCGGCCTGTCCGCGCCCGCTTGCCGTCGCTGGAGCCGTTCCGTCCCCCTCACCCGCGCGCGTGGTCAGCTGAAGGTAGAAGATGACATTTTGTGATTTAGCCCCTAAACTTGTGTAAAATTAGCCCAGAAATTATCTAGTTCAGAAACTATTACAAATAGATCCCTGTTTATTTCTGGCCACTCCCTGATGTATACGTTTAATTGTGAATCAGCCCCTGCAACAATATGGATATGGGTATTTTTATATTTCGAAAATAAATAAGTTATGTCATGATTCATTGATTTTGCGATTTAGTACTAGAAACGTTTGCGGTTGACTTCTCATTTTAGCGCATAAAACAATAGTAT of Zea mays cultivar B73 chromosome 8, Zm-B73-REFERENCE-NAM-5.0, whole genome shotgun sequence contains these proteins:
- the LOC100191521 gene encoding uncharacterized protein; amino-acid sequence: MTAARQADPDPFPLPHARGSLHARPGVARCPPRPAVCSPPSAAAGQPDGVDEPARAPPYTSSPPAPWPGQFQSPRLSGSEVEEGPLTTLDPTPFHPMWLCPMWPFVWLRFDQPDRATSPIIREILFIQYMLCYKYVSYRSSYANSIITSYVLKYYFVISYILINYLISCLFNGD